From Desmodus rotundus isolate HL8 chromosome 10, HLdesRot8A.1, whole genome shotgun sequence, one genomic window encodes:
- the TMEM9 gene encoding proton-transporting V-type ATPase complex assembly regulator TMEM9, with amino-acid sequence MTGMKLLCVVAAVGCLLAPPAQANKSSEDTRCKCTCPPYRNISGHIYSQNVSQKDCNCLRVVEPMPVDAEAYCLLCECQYEERSTTTIKVTIVLYLSVVGALLLYMAFLMLVDPLIRKPDAYTEQLHNVEEDEDARSMAAAAVSLGGPRADSVLGRVEGAQQRWKLQVREQRKTVFDRQKMLS; translated from the exons ATGACTGGCATGAAGCTCCTGTGCGTGGTGGCCGCAGTCGGCTGTTTGCtggcacccccagcccaggccaacaag AGCTCCGAGGACACCAGGTGCAAGTGCACCTGCCCGCCGTACAGAAACATCAGCGGGCACATCTACAGCCAGAATGTGTCGCAGAAGGACTG CAACTGCTTGCGCGTGGTGGAGCCCATGCCGGTGGACGCGGAGGCCTACTGCCTGCTGTGCGAGTGCCAGTACGAGGAGCGCAGCACCACCACCATCAAG GTCACCATCGTCCTCTACCTGTCGGTGGTGGGGGCCCTGCTGCTGTACATGGCCTTCCTGATGCTGGTGGACCCGCTGATCCGGAAGCCGGACGCATACACCGAGCAGCTGCACAACGTGGAGGAGGACGAG GACGCTCGCTCCATGGCAGCCGCCGCGGTCTCGCTTGGTGGCCCCCGAGCCGACTCGGTGCTGGGGCGCGTGGAGGGCGCGCAGCAGCGGTGGAAGCTGCAGGTGCGGGAGCAGAGGAAGACGGTCTTCGACCGGCAAAAGATGCTCAGCTAG
- the ASCL5 gene encoding achaete-scute homolog 5 — protein sequence MNTHFCRALMDRGPAAPPGVLQLGTAPPPRPAPPPAEPPGAIPLLLFPGPAAAYASLFPCEPGPGSLGGYDYAFEPAFVHKRNERERHRVRCVNEGYARLRGHLPGALAERRLSKVETLRAAIRYIRHLQELLRAAPDGPRPERPGDAPPPESPRFSSSPALESEDSSQ from the coding sequence ATGAACACTCACTTCTGCCGGGCGCTGATGGACCGTGGGCCCGCGGCGCCTCCCGGCGTCCTGCAGCTGGGGACCGCGCCCCCTCCCCGGCCGGCGCCCCCGCCTGCGGAGCCCCCGGGTGCCATTCCCTTACTGCTGTTCCCCGGCCCCGCCGCCGCCTACGCCAGCCTGTTCCCCTGCGAGCCCGGGCCCGGCTCCCTCGGGGGCTACGACTACGCGTTTGAGCCCGCCTTCGTCCACAAGCGCAACGAGCGAGAGCGGCACCGCGTGCGCTGCGTCAACGAGGGCTACGCGCGCCTCCGCGGCCACCTGCCTGGCGCGCTGGCGGAGCGGCGCTTGAGCAAAGTGGAGACGCTGCGAGCCGCGATCCGCTACATCCGGCACCTGCAGGAGCTGCTGCGCGCCGCGCCCGATGGTCCCCGGCCCGAGCGCCCGGGGGACGCCCCGCCGCCCGAGAGCCCCCGCTTCTCCTCCTCGCCGGCCTTGGAGTCCGAGGACTCCAGCCAGTGA